Proteins encoded by one window of Brienomyrus brachyistius isolate T26 chromosome 1, BBRACH_0.4, whole genome shotgun sequence:
- the xpot gene encoding exportin-T isoform X3, translating into MVPGQRLKLRSQRCEVVMETRRNTLIKDRMREQCIPSLVESWYQILHSYQQSHSELTCQCLEVVGAYVSWIDLSLIANDRFVSLLLSHMSVEVLREEACDCLFEIVNKGMDPIDKTKLVESLCRVLQSAGFFNVEQEEDVDFLAKFSKLVNGMGQALITSWTKLVKTGDVKNAQEALRALEAKVALMLQLLVHEDDDISTNVVGFCYDYLHILKQLPILSDQQKSNVEAVMIAVMKKLTYDDEYNFENEGEDEAMFVEYRKQLKLLLDRLAQVSPELLLEAVRRVFNTTMQSWQTAPFMEVEVAIRLLYMLGEALPASQGAHFSGDSTKASALQDMMRTLVTCGVSEYQHTSVTLEFFETVVRYDKFFIVEPQHIPNVLMAFLDHRGLRHSSPKVRSRVAYLFSRYVKTLHKHMSAFIEDILNRIQDLLELSPPENGYPALLTSDDQLFIYETAGVLIVNSEYPVERKQVLMKNLLEPLLGAFKLLLGKLLLEQDEERQAGLADCLNHAVGFASRTSKAFSNKQTVKQCGCSEVYRDCLQTFLPALSCPVQKEALRSGVRTFLHRMIICLEEEVLPFIPSASEHMLKDCEAKDLQEFIPLINQITAKFKAQVSPFLQQAFMPLVQAIFEVLARPAEDNDQTAALEKQMLRRSYFTFIQTVVSSGMNEVMGNQELENIERVLFTIIQGAVDIPDPIAQKTCFIILSKLVELWGGKDGLVGFPDFIYKHIVPACFLAPLKPTFDLSDAQTMLTLSECALTLKMIHLKRGPEFIQYLQQEYLPSLQVTPDIIQELCQVLQQPDSKVLKNYIKAFFQRAKL; encoded by the exons atggTACCAGGGCAGAGACTCAAATtgcggtcccagaggtgtgaggttgtaatg GAGACGCGCAGGAACACCCTGATCAAGGACCGAATGAGGGAGCAGTGTATCCCCAGCCTGGTGGAGTCCTGGTACCAGATCCTGCACAGCTACCAGCAGAGTCACTCTGAGCTCACGTGCCAGTGCCTAGAGGTGGTGGGGGCTTACGTGTCTTGGATCGACCTCAGTCTTATTGCCAACGACAG GTTTGTTAGCCTGCTGCTGAGTCATATGTCGGTGGAGGTCCTGCGAGAAGAGGCCTGCGACTGCCTGTTTGAAATTGTCAACAAGGGCATGGACCCCATCGACAAGACCAAGCTGGTGGAGTCTCTGTGTCGGGTGCTGCAGTCTGCTGGCTTCTTCAACGTGGAACAG GAAGAGGATGTGGATTTCCTGGCCAAGTTCTCCAAGCTGGTGAACGGCATGGGCCAAGCCCTGATCACCAGCTGGACCAAGCTGGTCAAGACAGGAGACGTGAAGAACGCCCAGGAGGCTCTGCGTGCTCTGGAGGCTAAGGTGGCGCTCATGCTGCAGCTGCTGGTCCACGAGGACGACGACATCTCCACCAACGTGGTGGGCTTCTGTTACGACTACCTGCACATCCTCAAGCAG CTTCCAATTCTTTCGGATCAGCAGAAGTCCAACGTGGAG GCAGTCATGATAGCTGTGATGAAGAAGCTCACGTATGACGATGAATACAACTTTGAAAATGAG GGGGAGGACGAGGCCATGTTTGTGGAGTACAGGAAGCAGCTGAAGCTGTTGCTGGACCGTCTGGCCCAGGTGTCCCCGGAGCTGCTGCTGGAGGCCGTCCGCCGGGTCTTCAACACCACCATGCA AAGCTGGCAGACTGCGCCTTTCATGGAGGTGGAGGTAGCCATCCGTTTGCTGTACATGCTGGGGGAGGCTCTGCCAGCCTCGCAGGGGGCACACTTCTCTGGGGACAGCACCAAAGCCAGCGCCCTTCAGGACATGATGCGGACG CTGGTCACTTGCGGAGTCAGTGAGTACCAGCACACTTCTGTGACCCTGGAGTTCTTTGAGACTGTTGTCCGCTATGACAAGTTCTTCATCGTGGAGCCTCAACACATTCCAAATGTCCTG ATGGCATTCTTGGACCATCGTGGCCTAAGGCACAGCAGTCCAAAAGTGAGGAGCAGGGTGGCCTACCTCTTCTCGAGATACGTCAAGACCTTGCA TAAGCACATGAGTGCTTTCATCGAAGACATCCTCAATCGGATACAGGACCTCCTGGAACTTTCACCCCCA GAGAATGGCTATCCAGCCCTGCTGACCAGCGATGACCAGCTCTTCATTTATGAGACGGCTGGCGTGCTCATTGTGAACAGCGAGTACCCTGTGGAGAGGAAACAGGTTCTCATGAAGAACCTTCTGGAGCCTCTTCTGGGTGCCTTCAAGCTGCTGCTGGGGAAGCTGCTGCTGGAGCAGGATGAGGAGCGACAGGCCGGCCTGGCTGACTGCCTGAACCACGCTGTGGGATTCGCCAG CCGCACCAGCAAGGCCTTCAGCAACAAGCAGACGGTGAAGCAATGCGGCTGCTCTGAGGTCTACCGCGACTGTCTGCAGACTTTCCTGCCTGCGCTGAGCTGCCCCGTCCAGAAGGAGGCGCTGCGGAGTGGCGTGCGCACCTTCTTGCACCGCATGATTATATGCCTAGAGGAAGAGGTGCTGCCCTTCATTCCCTCTGCCTCGGAGCACATGCTGAAGGACTGCGAGGCCAAGGACCTGCAGGAGTTCATCCCCCTAATCAACCAGATCACTGCCAAGTTCAAG GCCCAGGTGTCACCGTTCCTCCAGCAGGCCTTCATGCCGCTGGTGCAGGCCATCTTCGAGGTGCTGGCCCGGCCAGCTGAGGATAATGACCAGACGGCAGCTCTGGAAAAGCAGATGCTGAGGAGGAGCTACTTCACCTTCATTCAGACTGTGGTCAGCAGCGGCATGAACGAGGTCATGGGCaaccagg AGCTGGAAAACATCGAGAGGGTCCTCTTCACCATAATCCAGGGGGCTGTCGACATCCCTGACCCCATAGCACAGAAAACCTGTTTCATCATCCTCTCCAAACTGGTAGAGCTTTGGG GGGGAAAAGATGGATTAGTGGGGTTTCCGGATTTTATCTACAAACACATTGTGCCAGCCTGCTTCCTGGCTCCTCTCAAGCCGACCTTTGACCTATCAGATGCCCAGACTATGTTG ACGTTGTCTGAGTGTGCCCTGACGCTGAAGATGATTCACCTGAAAAGG GGACCAGAGTTCATTCAGTACCTGCAGCAGGAGTACCTGCCCTCTCTGCAGGTGACCCCAGACATCATTCAG GAGCTCTGCCAGGTGCTTCAGCAGCCAGATTCAAAGGTCCTCAAGAATTACATAAAG GCATTCTTTCAGCGAGCCAAACTGTAA
- the xpot gene encoding exportin-T isoform X1, whose translation MDEQALLGLNPNADASYRQRALAYFEQLKESPDAWQVCAEALAKGVYSNDHVKFFCFQVLEHQIKFRHGTLNATQQQLIRETLMKWLQLQLMSAQSEKVFIRNKAAQVFALTFVTEYLTQWPKFFFDILSLIGLNPRGVDLYLRMLMAIDAEVVDRDIQHSSEETRRNTLIKDRMREQCIPSLVESWYQILHSYQQSHSELTCQCLEVVGAYVSWIDLSLIANDRFVSLLLSHMSVEVLREEACDCLFEIVNKGMDPIDKTKLVESLCRVLQSAGFFNVEQEEDVDFLAKFSKLVNGMGQALITSWTKLVKTGDVKNAQEALRALEAKVALMLQLLVHEDDDISTNVVGFCYDYLHILKQLPILSDQQKSNVEAVMIAVMKKLTYDDEYNFENEGEDEAMFVEYRKQLKLLLDRLAQVSPELLLEAVRRVFNTTMQSWQTAPFMEVEVAIRLLYMLGEALPASQGAHFSGDSTKASALQDMMRTLVTCGVSEYQHTSVTLEFFETVVRYDKFFIVEPQHIPNVLMAFLDHRGLRHSSPKVRSRVAYLFSRYVKTLHKHMSAFIEDILNRIQDLLELSPPENGYPALLTSDDQLFIYETAGVLIVNSEYPVERKQVLMKNLLEPLLGAFKLLLGKLLLEQDEERQAGLADCLNHAVGFASRTSKAFSNKQTVKQCGCSEVYRDCLQTFLPALSCPVQKEALRSGVRTFLHRMIICLEEEVLPFIPSASEHMLKDCEAKDLQEFIPLINQITAKFKAQVSPFLQQAFMPLVQAIFEVLARPAEDNDQTAALEKQMLRRSYFTFIQTVVSSGMNEVMGNQELENIERVLFTIIQGAVDIPDPIAQKTCFIILSKLVELWGGKDGLVGFPDFIYKHIVPACFLAPLKPTFDLSDAQTMLTLSECALTLKMIHLKRGPEFIQYLQQEYLPSLQVTPDIIQELCQVLQQPDSKVLKNYIKAFFQRAKL comes from the exons ATGGATGAGCAGGCGTTGCTTGGGCTGAACCCCAATGCCGATGCCAGCTACAGGCAGAGA GCTCTCGCTTATTTTGAGCAGCTGAAGGAGTCTCCTGATGCCTGGCAAGTGTGTGCTGAGGCCCTGGCCAAAGGCGTTTACAG CAACGACCATGTGAAGTTCTTTTGCTTCCAAGTGCTGGAGCATCAGATCAAGTTCAG GCATGGGACCCTCAACGCAACGCAGCAGCAGCTCATCCGTGAGACGCTCATGAAATGGCTGCAGTTGCAG CTGATGAGTGCCCAGTCGGAGAAGGTCTTCATCCGCAACAAGGCGGCACAGGTATTCGCCCTGACCTTCGTGACCGAGTACCTCACGCAGTGGCCCAAGTTCTTCTTCGACATCTTGTCCCTTATTGGGCTGAACCCACGGGGTGTGGACCTGTACTTGCGTATGCTGATGGCTATCGACGCCGAGGTGGTGGACCGCGACATCCAGCACTCTTCCGAG GAGACGCGCAGGAACACCCTGATCAAGGACCGAATGAGGGAGCAGTGTATCCCCAGCCTGGTGGAGTCCTGGTACCAGATCCTGCACAGCTACCAGCAGAGTCACTCTGAGCTCACGTGCCAGTGCCTAGAGGTGGTGGGGGCTTACGTGTCTTGGATCGACCTCAGTCTTATTGCCAACGACAG GTTTGTTAGCCTGCTGCTGAGTCATATGTCGGTGGAGGTCCTGCGAGAAGAGGCCTGCGACTGCCTGTTTGAAATTGTCAACAAGGGCATGGACCCCATCGACAAGACCAAGCTGGTGGAGTCTCTGTGTCGGGTGCTGCAGTCTGCTGGCTTCTTCAACGTGGAACAG GAAGAGGATGTGGATTTCCTGGCCAAGTTCTCCAAGCTGGTGAACGGCATGGGCCAAGCCCTGATCACCAGCTGGACCAAGCTGGTCAAGACAGGAGACGTGAAGAACGCCCAGGAGGCTCTGCGTGCTCTGGAGGCTAAGGTGGCGCTCATGCTGCAGCTGCTGGTCCACGAGGACGACGACATCTCCACCAACGTGGTGGGCTTCTGTTACGACTACCTGCACATCCTCAAGCAG CTTCCAATTCTTTCGGATCAGCAGAAGTCCAACGTGGAG GCAGTCATGATAGCTGTGATGAAGAAGCTCACGTATGACGATGAATACAACTTTGAAAATGAG GGGGAGGACGAGGCCATGTTTGTGGAGTACAGGAAGCAGCTGAAGCTGTTGCTGGACCGTCTGGCCCAGGTGTCCCCGGAGCTGCTGCTGGAGGCCGTCCGCCGGGTCTTCAACACCACCATGCA AAGCTGGCAGACTGCGCCTTTCATGGAGGTGGAGGTAGCCATCCGTTTGCTGTACATGCTGGGGGAGGCTCTGCCAGCCTCGCAGGGGGCACACTTCTCTGGGGACAGCACCAAAGCCAGCGCCCTTCAGGACATGATGCGGACG CTGGTCACTTGCGGAGTCAGTGAGTACCAGCACACTTCTGTGACCCTGGAGTTCTTTGAGACTGTTGTCCGCTATGACAAGTTCTTCATCGTGGAGCCTCAACACATTCCAAATGTCCTG ATGGCATTCTTGGACCATCGTGGCCTAAGGCACAGCAGTCCAAAAGTGAGGAGCAGGGTGGCCTACCTCTTCTCGAGATACGTCAAGACCTTGCA TAAGCACATGAGTGCTTTCATCGAAGACATCCTCAATCGGATACAGGACCTCCTGGAACTTTCACCCCCA GAGAATGGCTATCCAGCCCTGCTGACCAGCGATGACCAGCTCTTCATTTATGAGACGGCTGGCGTGCTCATTGTGAACAGCGAGTACCCTGTGGAGAGGAAACAGGTTCTCATGAAGAACCTTCTGGAGCCTCTTCTGGGTGCCTTCAAGCTGCTGCTGGGGAAGCTGCTGCTGGAGCAGGATGAGGAGCGACAGGCCGGCCTGGCTGACTGCCTGAACCACGCTGTGGGATTCGCCAG CCGCACCAGCAAGGCCTTCAGCAACAAGCAGACGGTGAAGCAATGCGGCTGCTCTGAGGTCTACCGCGACTGTCTGCAGACTTTCCTGCCTGCGCTGAGCTGCCCCGTCCAGAAGGAGGCGCTGCGGAGTGGCGTGCGCACCTTCTTGCACCGCATGATTATATGCCTAGAGGAAGAGGTGCTGCCCTTCATTCCCTCTGCCTCGGAGCACATGCTGAAGGACTGCGAGGCCAAGGACCTGCAGGAGTTCATCCCCCTAATCAACCAGATCACTGCCAAGTTCAAG GCCCAGGTGTCACCGTTCCTCCAGCAGGCCTTCATGCCGCTGGTGCAGGCCATCTTCGAGGTGCTGGCCCGGCCAGCTGAGGATAATGACCAGACGGCAGCTCTGGAAAAGCAGATGCTGAGGAGGAGCTACTTCACCTTCATTCAGACTGTGGTCAGCAGCGGCATGAACGAGGTCATGGGCaaccagg AGCTGGAAAACATCGAGAGGGTCCTCTTCACCATAATCCAGGGGGCTGTCGACATCCCTGACCCCATAGCACAGAAAACCTGTTTCATCATCCTCTCCAAACTGGTAGAGCTTTGGG GGGGAAAAGATGGATTAGTGGGGTTTCCGGATTTTATCTACAAACACATTGTGCCAGCCTGCTTCCTGGCTCCTCTCAAGCCGACCTTTGACCTATCAGATGCCCAGACTATGTTG ACGTTGTCTGAGTGTGCCCTGACGCTGAAGATGATTCACCTGAAAAGG GGACCAGAGTTCATTCAGTACCTGCAGCAGGAGTACCTGCCCTCTCTGCAGGTGACCCCAGACATCATTCAG GAGCTCTGCCAGGTGCTTCAGCAGCCAGATTCAAAGGTCCTCAAGAATTACATAAAG GCATTCTTTCAGCGAGCCAAACTGTAA
- the rpl18a gene encoding 60S ribosomal protein L18a, with amino-acid sequence MKASGTLREYKVIGRLLPSAKNPTPPLYRMRIFAPNHVVAKSRFWYFVSQLRKMKKASGEIVYCGLVHEKSPLKVKNFGIWLRYDSRSGTHNMYREYRDMTTSGAVTQCYRDMGARHRARAHSIQIMKVQEIAANKCRRPAIKQFHDSKIKFPLPHRVLRRQHKPRFTTKRPNTFF; translated from the exons ATGAAGGCGTCTGGCACA CTTAGGGAGTACAAGGTAATTGGGCGTCTCCTGCCCTCTGCCAAGAATCCCACCCCTCCTCTGTACCGCATGAGGATCTTCGCCCCCAACCATGTGGTGGCCAAGTCTCGCTTCTGGTACTTCGTCTCCCAGCTTCGCAAAATGAAGAAGGCATCCGGAGAGATAGTCTACTGCGGACTG gTACATGAGAAATCCCCTCTGAAGGTAAAGAACTTTGGCATCTGGCTTCGGTATGACTCTCGCAGTGGCACCCACAACATGTACAGGGAGTACAGGGACATGACCACCTCTGGGGCTGTCACCCAGTGCT ACCGTGACATGGGGGCCCGTCACCGTGCACGAGCCCACTCCATCCAGATCATGAAGGTCCAGGAGATCGCCGCTAACAAGTGTCGTCGACCCGCCATTAAGCAGTTCCAC GACTCAAAGATCAAGTTCCCGCTGCCACACAGGGTCCTGCGTCGCCAGCACAAGCCACGTTTCACCACGAAGAGGCCAAACACTTTCTTCTAA
- the xpot gene encoding exportin-T isoform X2, with protein MDEQALLGLNPNADASYRQRALAYFEQLKESPDAWQVCAEALAKGVYSNDHVKFFCFQVLEHQIKFRHGTLNATQQQLIRETLMKWLQLQLMSAQSEKVFIRNKAAQVFALTFVTEYLTQWPKFFFDILSLIGLNPRGVDLYLRMLMAIDAEVVDRDIQHSSEETRRNTLIKDRMREQCIPSLVESWYQILHSYQQSHSELTCQCLEVVGAYVSWIDLSLIANDRFVSLLLSHMSVEVLREEACDCLFEIVNKGMDPIDKTKLVESLCRVLQSAGFFNVEQEEDVDFLAKFSKLVNGMGQALITSWTKLVKTGDVKNAQEALRALEAKVALMLQLLVHEDDDISTNVVGFCYDYLHILKQLPILSDQQKSNVEAVMIAVMKKLTYDDEYNFENEGEDEAMFVEYRKQLKLLLDRLAQVSPELLLEAVRRVFNTTMHWQTAPFMEVEVAIRLLYMLGEALPASQGAHFSGDSTKASALQDMMRTLVTCGVSEYQHTSVTLEFFETVVRYDKFFIVEPQHIPNVLMAFLDHRGLRHSSPKVRSRVAYLFSRYVKTLHKHMSAFIEDILNRIQDLLELSPPENGYPALLTSDDQLFIYETAGVLIVNSEYPVERKQVLMKNLLEPLLGAFKLLLGKLLLEQDEERQAGLADCLNHAVGFASRTSKAFSNKQTVKQCGCSEVYRDCLQTFLPALSCPVQKEALRSGVRTFLHRMIICLEEEVLPFIPSASEHMLKDCEAKDLQEFIPLINQITAKFKAQVSPFLQQAFMPLVQAIFEVLARPAEDNDQTAALEKQMLRRSYFTFIQTVVSSGMNEVMGNQELENIERVLFTIIQGAVDIPDPIAQKTCFIILSKLVELWGGKDGLVGFPDFIYKHIVPACFLAPLKPTFDLSDAQTMLTLSECALTLKMIHLKRGPEFIQYLQQEYLPSLQVTPDIIQELCQVLQQPDSKVLKNYIKAFFQRAKL; from the exons ATGGATGAGCAGGCGTTGCTTGGGCTGAACCCCAATGCCGATGCCAGCTACAGGCAGAGA GCTCTCGCTTATTTTGAGCAGCTGAAGGAGTCTCCTGATGCCTGGCAAGTGTGTGCTGAGGCCCTGGCCAAAGGCGTTTACAG CAACGACCATGTGAAGTTCTTTTGCTTCCAAGTGCTGGAGCATCAGATCAAGTTCAG GCATGGGACCCTCAACGCAACGCAGCAGCAGCTCATCCGTGAGACGCTCATGAAATGGCTGCAGTTGCAG CTGATGAGTGCCCAGTCGGAGAAGGTCTTCATCCGCAACAAGGCGGCACAGGTATTCGCCCTGACCTTCGTGACCGAGTACCTCACGCAGTGGCCCAAGTTCTTCTTCGACATCTTGTCCCTTATTGGGCTGAACCCACGGGGTGTGGACCTGTACTTGCGTATGCTGATGGCTATCGACGCCGAGGTGGTGGACCGCGACATCCAGCACTCTTCCGAG GAGACGCGCAGGAACACCCTGATCAAGGACCGAATGAGGGAGCAGTGTATCCCCAGCCTGGTGGAGTCCTGGTACCAGATCCTGCACAGCTACCAGCAGAGTCACTCTGAGCTCACGTGCCAGTGCCTAGAGGTGGTGGGGGCTTACGTGTCTTGGATCGACCTCAGTCTTATTGCCAACGACAG GTTTGTTAGCCTGCTGCTGAGTCATATGTCGGTGGAGGTCCTGCGAGAAGAGGCCTGCGACTGCCTGTTTGAAATTGTCAACAAGGGCATGGACCCCATCGACAAGACCAAGCTGGTGGAGTCTCTGTGTCGGGTGCTGCAGTCTGCTGGCTTCTTCAACGTGGAACAG GAAGAGGATGTGGATTTCCTGGCCAAGTTCTCCAAGCTGGTGAACGGCATGGGCCAAGCCCTGATCACCAGCTGGACCAAGCTGGTCAAGACAGGAGACGTGAAGAACGCCCAGGAGGCTCTGCGTGCTCTGGAGGCTAAGGTGGCGCTCATGCTGCAGCTGCTGGTCCACGAGGACGACGACATCTCCACCAACGTGGTGGGCTTCTGTTACGACTACCTGCACATCCTCAAGCAG CTTCCAATTCTTTCGGATCAGCAGAAGTCCAACGTGGAG GCAGTCATGATAGCTGTGATGAAGAAGCTCACGTATGACGATGAATACAACTTTGAAAATGAG GGGGAGGACGAGGCCATGTTTGTGGAGTACAGGAAGCAGCTGAAGCTGTTGCTGGACCGTCTGGCCCAGGTGTCCCCGGAGCTGCTGCTGGAGGCCGTCCGCCGGGTCTTCAACACCACCATGCA CTGGCAGACTGCGCCTTTCATGGAGGTGGAGGTAGCCATCCGTTTGCTGTACATGCTGGGGGAGGCTCTGCCAGCCTCGCAGGGGGCACACTTCTCTGGGGACAGCACCAAAGCCAGCGCCCTTCAGGACATGATGCGGACG CTGGTCACTTGCGGAGTCAGTGAGTACCAGCACACTTCTGTGACCCTGGAGTTCTTTGAGACTGTTGTCCGCTATGACAAGTTCTTCATCGTGGAGCCTCAACACATTCCAAATGTCCTG ATGGCATTCTTGGACCATCGTGGCCTAAGGCACAGCAGTCCAAAAGTGAGGAGCAGGGTGGCCTACCTCTTCTCGAGATACGTCAAGACCTTGCA TAAGCACATGAGTGCTTTCATCGAAGACATCCTCAATCGGATACAGGACCTCCTGGAACTTTCACCCCCA GAGAATGGCTATCCAGCCCTGCTGACCAGCGATGACCAGCTCTTCATTTATGAGACGGCTGGCGTGCTCATTGTGAACAGCGAGTACCCTGTGGAGAGGAAACAGGTTCTCATGAAGAACCTTCTGGAGCCTCTTCTGGGTGCCTTCAAGCTGCTGCTGGGGAAGCTGCTGCTGGAGCAGGATGAGGAGCGACAGGCCGGCCTGGCTGACTGCCTGAACCACGCTGTGGGATTCGCCAG CCGCACCAGCAAGGCCTTCAGCAACAAGCAGACGGTGAAGCAATGCGGCTGCTCTGAGGTCTACCGCGACTGTCTGCAGACTTTCCTGCCTGCGCTGAGCTGCCCCGTCCAGAAGGAGGCGCTGCGGAGTGGCGTGCGCACCTTCTTGCACCGCATGATTATATGCCTAGAGGAAGAGGTGCTGCCCTTCATTCCCTCTGCCTCGGAGCACATGCTGAAGGACTGCGAGGCCAAGGACCTGCAGGAGTTCATCCCCCTAATCAACCAGATCACTGCCAAGTTCAAG GCCCAGGTGTCACCGTTCCTCCAGCAGGCCTTCATGCCGCTGGTGCAGGCCATCTTCGAGGTGCTGGCCCGGCCAGCTGAGGATAATGACCAGACGGCAGCTCTGGAAAAGCAGATGCTGAGGAGGAGCTACTTCACCTTCATTCAGACTGTGGTCAGCAGCGGCATGAACGAGGTCATGGGCaaccagg AGCTGGAAAACATCGAGAGGGTCCTCTTCACCATAATCCAGGGGGCTGTCGACATCCCTGACCCCATAGCACAGAAAACCTGTTTCATCATCCTCTCCAAACTGGTAGAGCTTTGGG GGGGAAAAGATGGATTAGTGGGGTTTCCGGATTTTATCTACAAACACATTGTGCCAGCCTGCTTCCTGGCTCCTCTCAAGCCGACCTTTGACCTATCAGATGCCCAGACTATGTTG ACGTTGTCTGAGTGTGCCCTGACGCTGAAGATGATTCACCTGAAAAGG GGACCAGAGTTCATTCAGTACCTGCAGCAGGAGTACCTGCCCTCTCTGCAGGTGACCCCAGACATCATTCAG GAGCTCTGCCAGGTGCTTCAGCAGCCAGATTCAAAGGTCCTCAAGAATTACATAAAG GCATTCTTTCAGCGAGCCAAACTGTAA